A genomic stretch from Candidatus Hydrogenisulfobacillus filiaventi includes:
- a CDS encoding protein of unknown function (Evidence 5 : Unknown function) yields MFWAPGYGLGSQVCISGPSSRSRKSGPAETPGAPLEREWNCRHLPLRHFGSGLQAINLLVDDF; encoded by the coding sequence TTGTTTTGGGCGCCGGGCTATGGATTAGGCAGCCAGGTTTGCATTTCCGGGCCCTCAAGCCGATCCAGGAAATCCGGCCCCGCCGAAACCCCAGGCGCGCCTCTGGAACGGGAATGGAATTGCCGGCATCTGCCTCTTCGCCACTTCGGCTCTGGGTTGCAAGCGATCAATCTGCTGGTTGACGATTTCTAG
- a CDS encoding protein of unknown function (Evidence 5 : Unknown function) yields the protein MQRADLLIALSPSTTTCYKMILYYIRVLVPFPLVPSGAGARMLGPGKALLPRFVVFPVYAEAEPVTGNSSLSTMIAWNPGLARMVIWNRLPISSILEPSHGSPAHFHNTQSYWCFTSRFWTFLLWDGTNLLSRGRERPTNARKYFPLIRAATALQSTGPHPGKQGFLPLWLHDRRILR from the coding sequence TTGCAGCGCGCTGACCTTTTGATAGCGTTATCACCCTCCACCACCACATGTTACAAAATGATCCTGTATTACATTAGGGTGCTAGTGCCCTTCCCTCTAGTGCCGAGTGGCGCTGGTGCCCGGATGCTGGGTCCGGGCAAGGCTTTATTGCCGCGGTTCGTAGTGTTTCCGGTCTATGCCGAGGCAGAACCGGTGACCGGTAATAGTTCTTTAAGTACTATGATTGCCTGGAATCCCGGCCTCGCCAGAATGGTCATTTGGAACCGGCTCCCTATCAGTAGCATCCTAGAACCCTCTCATGGCTCACCGGCGCACTTCCACAACACGCAAAGCTATTGGTGCTTTACATCTAGATTTTGGACCTTTCTCCTTTGGGACGGTACTAATCTGTTATCTCGAGGCCGGGAGAGACCTACAAATGCACGAAAGTATTTCCCGTTAATACGGGCCGCAACAGCCCTGCAGTCCACTGGTCCACACCCTGGTAAGCAAGGGTTCCTGCCATTATGGCTACACGATCGAAGGATCCTCCGCTGA